The sequence CCCTTATAGCCACATCCTGCAAGGAAAAACCCCAGACTCCCAGAGCCTCGGAGCTGAGAGGAGCTGAGAATGTGCGTGGGGACCCAGCCGCCCAGGGCGCCGGGCTCAGCCCTCCTGCTCCTCGGGCTCGTGCTGGGTGCTGCGGCCCAGCCCCACTGTACTGGGGACACCTACCCTAGTGGCAACAGGTGCTGCAAAGAGTGCCCGCCAGGTGAGTGGCCGGGACATGGAGTCGGGGAGGGGTGCCTGCAGGGACCTAGGACCAGGAGACAGGGTTGGAGGACACGGATGGGGCGGCAGGGACCTGCAGATGGAGTCACGCACTGCAGGTGTCGTGAGGCAAGTGGAGTTGGGTTAGTGGGTGATCTGGAGCCATGTCTGGGATGACAGGCCAGTCAGAGGCCGGGTGGGGCTCCTGGGGGAGCGCCGGGCTGTGTACGGCTCTGACCCCGGCCTCCCTCAGCAGGTTATGGGATGGAAAGCCGCTGTAACCACAACCAGGACACAGTGTGCAGCCCGTGTAAGCCCGGCTACTACAACGAAGCCGTCAACTACGAGCCCTGCAAGCCCtgcacccagtgcagccagagtGAGCACCATGGGTGCCTGGCACCCACATCAAGACTCGACCGTGGCGggggcctgccctgccctgccccctgggGCCTCACAGCCAGCTGAAACGGCCGACAGGGCACCTCCCCCTCCTAGGGGGCCAGGACCACGTGGctttggggtgggggtagggtgagACCCAGAGTCAAGGGCTGCAGAGGGTCCTGAGCAGACTGGAGGGTGTTAGAAGGGTGGTCATAGCTGCCGCGGGTTACCCTGGGGGCCGTGTGACCAGGAGGGATGTGGCGTGCTTGGTAAGAGAGAACCAGAAGCCGCCCAGCCGTGAGGGGCTGCTGGTCGGGAAGGTGGCTGTGGACCCTTGACCCCCATCCTCAGCCTGCTCTGCAGCTCTGGCCTCCCCGCTGACTGCAcccaccccacccaacccccagGAAGTGGGAGTGAACCCAAGCAGAGATGCACACCCACCAGAGACACGGTCTGTGGCTGCAGGCCGGGCAGCCAGCCCCAGGACAGCTACGGCTACAAGCGTGGAGTTGGTGAGGGGGCCTTGGGAGCTATGTGGAAGGAGCATGTCCCTCACACGCTGTCACTGCTCCTCCCAGAGCCCCTACCCCAGCCCCAGCTGAATGCCCCTTCCCCAGCAGATTACAccaagatgggggtgggggtctccCAGGTCAGGGCCCACGGGTGGCATGCAGGTGGGGAGGGGCTCTTGGAGACCCTGGGGAATGAGTCTCTGGGCACCCCAGGGGTGGCAGATGGGCAGAGCCTGCTGACTCTGTTGCAGACTGCGCCCCGTGCCCACCAGGACATTTCTCCCCGGGCAATGACCAGGCCTGCCAGCCCTGGACCAAGTGAGTGTCCCTGTGGCCAGAGGGCTTGGGTGGCCTGGGGTCTGGGAGCCAGGGGTCAGTTCTGGGAGTAGGAAGCTGCTGGCTGGGAGCTCCTGGGCCTGAATTCCTGTAGCCCTTGCCCCGCCCCACTCCGTGATAGTCCCTGCTCCCACCATAACCCCTGCTCAGCCCTGGCCCCGCCTCCCACTGGCCTTCCTGCTGGGTCAGTGTAGGGAGCCTCTGAgaccccagcccaggccccaggAGTGTGAGAGCCTCAATCACTCACAGCGGAAAGGTTCCTGTCCTTGGGCTGAGCCAGAGCAAGCAGGAAGAGAGTAGACGGGTTTGGGAGAGGAAGGTGCAGGTGGGAGCAGGCTAAGCGCAGGAGGGCCCGGCAGAGTCTGCGGCCCCTCTCCTCGCCACCTTTGGCCTGGACTCTGATGCTGCCTGAGTGACCAGTGTGGACCCCTGTTGCTTCCCACGTCTCCCTGGTACTGCCCCAGTTCTGGGCCCATCCCACtggtgggggaggagaagggggactcTGGCCTGATCAACACCCTTGCCCGCCCTCAGCTGCACCTTGTTAGGAAAGCGAACGTTGCGGGCGGCCAATAGCAGCTCGGACGCCATCTGTGAGGACAGGAGCCCCCCGGCCACACCACCGTGGGAGACCCAGGGCCCCCCAGTCCAGTCCACTACTGCCAAGCCCACCACCTCCTGGTCTAAGGCCTCACAGGGGTCCTCCATGCCCCACACAGAGCCCCCCAAGGGTAAGGGGACCTGGCCTTGCCCCAGCAGGGCCCTCCCCTCAACCCAAAAGGGGAGTGGGATGGGTGGGGAGGATGGGAGTAGAGACACCCTCTGGGCTTGGTGGGGCCCTCCCTATTGTGGGTCCCTTCCCCTGGCAGACCCCACCCAGCAGGCCCTGCCTCCTTGCAGCCCCTGAGCTGTCCGCTGTCCTGGGCCTCGGCTTGGGCCTGGGCCTCCTTGCCCCTGTGGCTGCCATGCTGGCCCTGCTCCTCCACCACAGGGCCTGGAGGCTGCTGACCAACACCCCCAAGCCCCCAGGTGAGTGCTTGTGGTGGGCCCCAGACCAGATGGCCTCCCAAGGTGCAggacccctgcccacctcccacctcttgCCCGTACCTCCTCCCCAGGGGGAAACAGCTTCCGGACCCCTATCCAAGAGGAGCACACTGATGCCAACTCCAGCCTGGCCAAGATCTGAACAACATCTGCTGGGGTGGGAGCCGGTGacccctccccaggctggggcCCCTGAGGGGCAGTGGGGGCCCCCAGGTGCAGGTTGCCCCCCTGTCACCCCTGCGCGTGGCGCCCTGACACCTGCCCTGTGCCGTTTTAGGTGCTCCTGGGCTGGCCCTGGGCTCTGCTACGTATGCTGTGCATACTCCCTGCCCAGAGTGGGCCCCCAATAAATGACGTTGGCAGATGTGGGCCTCTGACTGGGCTACCTGGGGctgggggggtgggcaggggctccCCTGGATCCCTCACATATCCCAGGGCTGCTGTCCTGTTCCCTGGGCACATCCCAGCACCtgtagggggtgggggagccaAAATAAGTGCCCTGGGGAGTCAGTGCTGCACCTGTCAGCCACGTGAGACCCTAACCCAGGGACCTTCCCTGGGCCACTTGGGAGGGGCTGGCACGGGCTGAGTACTGATGGGAACTCTGAGGCCCTGGCCCCAAAGGTCATCCAGGACCACCCTTCGGGTTGCTAGGGCTCCTCCCAGGAGAGGGCACAAGTGTCTGTTTCTTCTCAAACCCCATGCCCTGCTAGACCCAAGTGTATGGTGACCCTACGACCCCCACAACACCTGCAGGCCCCCCGAGTCCCCTGAGACCAACTCCATGCTCTCAGGGAAACTGGATGCTTCTGACAGGGCTGATCCTTCATCCACCCTGGGCGGGAACAGAATGGGCACCATTATGCGAAAAGGTTCCCAGGTGGGAAACCTGTGGGCTGTAAAAGCCCTCATGGTCAGACCGATCTGCTGGTCAGCACTGGGGGCGGTCCTGGCTTGGGCAGAGGTGTGGACTTGGGGCAAGTGGCCAAGGGCTCACTCGAGGTGTGCAGGTTAAACAGCTCAGGGAGCACAGGTCAGTGTGGAAATGCTGTGCAGCCGATAGACATTTGTGCCCCAGGTGTTCAGACAGATTGCAGAGCTACAGTGAACCGAAATAAAAGACTCCTGAGCTGCTGTTGGGGGTGTGGAGGAGCAGAGAAAATCCGGGCAAGAGCCCGAGGCCTCACCTGGTGCACTTGGCAAATGAGCGCCTGGCTTGCTCTCACACCTTTCCCCGCCCGGTGGCCAGGACCCAGGCATCGCTGCACCAAGAGGGCCCTACAGCAGCTGAAGATGCTCCTGCCACATGTGTCAGGCTGCCGTCCTGCCCCCCTGCCCCAAGTTTCTTGGCCTGGCTTTCCCCCCAGAGCTGCCCCAGAGGCCCATCCATCTCTTCTCAAACCTCTGACCCCTGGTGGCCTCCTGGGGAAAAGGGACCATGGGACCATCATGTGTTCTTGGAAGGCTCTCAGGATGCAGCAGTGAACACACACACCCTGTGCCCTTAGAACGGGCAACAAGTTGGCACCACCGGTCAGGGGCCTGTGGTCCCTGGGCAGTGCAGAGTCTGTGCAGAGAGGCTACAGAGCAAGCCGGAGGGGCCTAAGGGAGAGCCCAGGGCCTTAGGGCCTGGAAGTTGAAGGTCATGGGAAGGAGCTTCCTCCCCAAACCTCCCAGCTGCTCCCTCAGCCACGAGCCCCCCACCTGACCCCTTGCCTGGTGGCTCCACCTCTGAACAGctgacagatggacagacagagcTTGATCACTTTCAGTTTGCTTTGATGCTGCCGCTAAGCACACTCTCCACTCCTGTCTCTGCTGACAAGCCTCCTAAACCCTGCTGAGCTACCCCCTGGGCCCACAGACACCCCCCTCCCCGATATGCCCACACTGGGCCCTCCCCGCTCCAGGGCCCTCACCTggctccccaccctcctccctcagcCCTCCTGATTAACACCTGGACCCCATGTGGGACCCTCTGCCCCATGAATGAGCGTCACTTGTGTGAGCTGAGACAAATGATGAAAAATGTGATGAGCTGCTCAAAAAGTATTGGAAAATACAGCTGGCAGATAGAGATCTCCCCCGCAGTGCCAGGTCACAGAAACTCCGCAGCTTGTGGCTGCGTGGGAGGGCCCTTCCGGAGCCTTGGGGACCAGAGGGCAACGCAGGTCCCCACCCCCGGTATCAGTCTTGCCTCTTGTCACACACGACCCTCCCTCTGGTTTCCTGCTGCTGCAGGTGGCAGTCCCCTTTGCACAGACAGCTGCCCCCTGGTGCGTGCTGTGCTGGTCAGCTTCCAGAAGGGCCAATAGAGAGGACCTGGTTGGACAAGCATCATTTTCGgggatttatcatttttttcttaggcTCTTACCAGAATTGGGGTGACGCCAACAGTTAGGTACAGACGTAACTGTTCAGGCCTTTAAAATGAGCAGTGGCAGAAGGTCCAGAACTGCCCAGTTCTCCACTCCGCACCTTGCCCTGGGGTCCAGTAATTGCTCAAACCCTCCTCCAGTCTAGGAGCTGAGCTGTAACCTGGTGGTCCTCAGAGAGGGCCAGTCCTAGGGGCCTCACCTTGCCCTCTAGCAACCAGAGCCACAGCCCCCGCAGAGACCCTCCCTTTTCTTTAGGGCCCAGTTGTTTCTCTGAGGAGGGCCTTGCACATCCTGGGACTTGAGTCACAAATCCTGTCATTCTCAAACCAAGTTTCATGGGTCTGCCCTGGTCACCAGGTCATGGCCCTCAACATACCTATGGGTGCCACCAAAATCACACTCCTGGGACCCCCACTGCCCACCCTACAGCATTCCCAGGGATCTCTGCCCATTTCCCCTGTATCAAGCTTCCACTGGAGGGCTAAGCAATCTGGggaggcttcctgaaggaggcaGGGCCCCAGAAACTAAGGTGAAGAAACTAAGGTTCATAGAGACAAGGGACAGTCTCACGGTGAACTGCAGCCTGgacagcccctcctccccacatcAGGGTTGACTTGCTGTTTCTGGAGGCTGAGTTCTCAGCCTCAAGAGCTCAAGCGCTCCATCAGGGGCCAGCACATCCCCACGGGCTGATGGGATTCCTGTCGGGAGAGCTGGGTTGAAGTCTGCAGGGCAGTCAGGGCTGCAGCCTGGACAGCCCCTCCTCCCAACTCTGCAGGGTTCAGCCAATGACTGGTCTCTCCTTGCTAGCTCCTCCTCTCAGGTGTCAGCACAGCTGTAGCCTCCAGTGTGTGTGATGTCTGGAGCCTGGCCAGGCCCACTTGGCCAAGCTGAGGGGCGGGGGGAGACTTGTCCTAATCTCCCAAAGTGGGGGGCTTGTTCTAATCCTCAGAAAGCAGGGACTCGTTCTGATCCCTGGATGGGTTCTGAGGCTGCTCAGTGTTGGCAATCCAGGACTTCTGGGAGGTTGTGGGGTCCCTGGCCTGGAGACTTCAGAGGATGAGGGATTTCATCCCACCCGCTCTGGGTGTTGGAGGGGCCTCACAGCGCCCCCCTGGGGAAGCTGGAGGTAGAGAGGGGGTCAGCCAGGAGCCAAGGGGCACAGTGAGGAAGCAGTCCTTGTTGAGGGTTGTCCCACTCCCAATGACTCAGGGTGCTGTCTGCCACCCCGCATCCGGTGCCCACCCACACTCCAGTTCCTTCAGGCCTGGTGGCCTCAGGTTTTACATAGAAAACATTTCTGACCACCCCCCGCCCGCCCTCCTTGTGATGTGGCTGGGGATACGTGTGGTGTTTCCCCTGACAAGGCA is a genomic window of Bos indicus isolate NIAB-ARS_2022 breed Sahiwal x Tharparkar chromosome 16, NIAB-ARS_B.indTharparkar_mat_pri_1.0, whole genome shotgun sequence containing:
- the TNFRSF4 gene encoding tumor necrosis factor receptor superfamily member 4 isoform X2, which gives rise to MCVGTQPPRAPGSALLLLGLVLGAAAQPHCTGDTYPSGNRCCKECPPGYGMESRCNHNQDTVCSPCKPGYYNEAVNYEPCKPCTQCSQNCAPCPPGHFSPGNDQACQPWTNCTLLGKRTLRAANSSSDAICEDRSPPATPPWETQGPPVQSTTAKPTTSWSKASQGSSMPHTEPPKAPELSAVLGLGLGLGLLAPVAAMLALLLHHRAWRLLTNTPKPPGGNSFRTPIQEEHTDANSSLAKI
- the TNFRSF4 gene encoding tumor necrosis factor receptor superfamily member 4 isoform X1, whose protein sequence is MCVGTQPPRAPGSALLLLGLVLGAAAQPHCTGDTYPSGNRCCKECPPGYGMESRCNHNQDTVCSPCKPGYYNEAVNYEPCKPCTQCSQRSGSEPKQRCTPTRDTVCGCRPGSQPQDSYGYKRGVDCAPCPPGHFSPGNDQACQPWTNCTLLGKRTLRAANSSSDAICEDRSPPATPPWETQGPPVQSTTAKPTTSWSKASQGSSMPHTEPPKAPELSAVLGLGLGLGLLAPVAAMLALLLHHRAWRLLTNTPKPPGGNSFRTPIQEEHTDANSSLAKI